The Kaistella daneshvariae genomic sequence GGTTCTTCCACCAAAATTCGTTTCTGCTTTCTGCGTTTTGTATTCACCAATTTTCGCTGTTTCCGGCAAAATTTTCCAGTCCATCGGGCGGTCTTCTTCGTAGGAATATTGGTCGCGCAAAATTCTGGCGCTGTATAATTTTTTACCGGTTTTATATTCTTTTTCGATGAGGAAATCCAGGTTAGTTCGTAAACCCTGCATCTGACTTCTGTCAAAATTAAATGTTCCGGTCTGGCGCGCTCTGCCGAAGATGGAATCTCTTTTTAGCCGGTTTTCGGCATAAAAAATCGATTTTTCAGGTGTGATGTCGAGGTAAGCGTTTTCGGTTTTAACGTCGTTTCTGTTGGTAGAATCCGTTTTCATGGAAACCTGATAAACGAAACGCGTGGCCTGAGCGAAAAAAAATTGGCTCATGAAGGCCAAAAAAAACAAGGCAAATTTTTTCATTATTTTAATTTGGTTTTGGATTAAAAACCGCGCTGATAGTTAAATTTTTAAGCCTATTGAAAGGATAGACAAATATACACGGTCAAATTTGATTTTCATTTTATTATTAGTAATTTTGCAATCTAAAATCATTCTAAATAAAAACAATGATAAAAGTTAGCGATCACGCAAAAGAAAAAGCCATTCAGTTAATGACTGAAGAGGGTTTTAAGCCTTTTGAAGATTATATAAGAGTCGGTGTAAAAAGCGGCGGTTGTTCGGGATTGGAATATGTACTGAAATTTGATAACGAAAGAGCCGACGCAGACCAGGTTTTTGAAGATAACGGGATAAAAATTATCGT encodes the following:
- a CDS encoding HesB/IscA family protein; translated protein: MIKVSDHAKEKAIQLMTEEGFKPFEDYIRVGVKSGGCSGLEYVLKFDNERADADQVFEDNGIKIIVDKKSILYLAGTTLEYSGGLNGKGFIFNNPNANRTCGCGESFSL
- a CDS encoding GLPGLI family protein, yielding MKKFALFFLAFMSQFFFAQATRFVYQVSMKTDSTNRNDVKTENAYLDITPEKSIFYAENRLKRDSIFGRARQTGTFNFDRSQMQGLRTNLDFLIEKEYKTGKKLYSARILRDQYSYEEDRPMDWKILPETAKIGEYKTQKAETNFGGRTWFAWFTTEVPFQDGPYKFSGLPGLIIKIEDSKGDYSFDLKETKKIAALQEFNPSGNILKVKRKDFEKQEALFRKDPSAFMQAAMNARAGTGISAPQSRGSNPNQRRQMQSRVAEELKQNNNPIELK